GTGCCGTTCGCAATGACGGAGGTTTTGCTCGAAGCGTCGGGATCGCCCAGCGCTGGTGAAAAGGCGTTATGGGTTTCGCTGCCGATTAAATTCAGCGCGCGATTACCAGTCCCAGTGAAGGCAATGGCCCCGGTATTGGTAAAGCCCAAACCATCGCCGCTGCTGCCGGAGCCATCAATGGTGCCGCCATTGGGAGTCATGGTAAACAGACGATCGGTGCTGACGCCTGCTGTGCCGGTGAATTGTAGCGTGCCGCCGTCGAAGACCAGATTCGCCGCCGCATTCGTGGATTGGCCCAGCGGTCCGGCAACGCCACCATTGCCGATGGTTACGATGTTCAGAATTCCGGCGGACAGGGTCGTGGAACCAGTGTACGTGTTGGCGCTGGTAACCGACCACGTACCGCTGCCGTTTTTAATGATCGAGCCGGTGCCGATGGAACTGCTAATGACACCCGAATAAGACTCTGTGTTGGCGCCGACCGACAGGGTTGTGCCTTTCAAATCCAGGCCTTGGGAGCCGGACAGTCCGCCAAACGTGGCGTTGAAACCGTTCAGATCGAGCACAATGCCGGTGGTGGTCAAATTCACCGTGCTTTTTCGCAAGGCCAGCGCGTTGCCTAAACGCAGGGTACCGGCCGAAATGTTGGTATCGCCAGTGAAGCTGTTCGTTCCGCTCAACACCAGCACGCCGGCGCCGGCTTTGGTAATGCCGCCGGACCCGCCGATGGCCTGAGAAATGGTGAAGACGTTGGCGGCAGTGTTGACATCAATGGTGGAGGTGCTGGCGGAAAATGTCGGCGCGTGGTCATTGAGATTCGTGAACGTGATACCGGTGATGCGTAAAGTTCCGCCGGCAAACGTGATGGGACTGCCGACCGCGCCCAAATTGGAATCGTCTGACACCGACAAAACGCCGCCGGTGAGAATCGTCCCGCCGCTGTAGCTATTCATTCCGCTAAGTACCAACGTTCCCGCCCCGGCTTTTGTGAACGAGCCGTTGCCACCGATATTCTGGCTGACCGTGAACGTATTGGCGCTGTTGGCGATGTCAAATCCGCCGTTGAAGGTCGACCAGTTGACGACGTGCGAATTCAACGTGACTAGCGATGTGCCGTTAATTTGCAGCAGGCCGCCGTTAAAAGTGATGGAGCTGCCCGAGCCGTCGATGTTGGCGTCGCTGGAGATTCCCAGTTCACCGGCGGTTAGAATTGTTCCTCCGGAGTAATTGTTCGATGCCGTCAGCGCGAGGATGCCGGAGCCGATTTTTGTAATGGCTGTGTTGCCGGAGATCGCGCCGGAAATCGTCCCGTTGAACCCGTTGGTGTCGATCGTTCCGGCGCTCCCGGACATCGAAATGGGCACGTTGATCGCCAACTGGGCGGCCGCCCGTAGCGTGCCGCCGCTCCAATTCATCGTGCCGCCGCTGGTCCAGTTGCTCGGCGTGCCAGCCCCCAAAGCAATTTGCGAAACCATCAGCGTGCCGCTGGTGAAATTGATGGTGCCGGTATAGTTGGTGGCCGACGGCGAATAAACCGTATCTCCCAAAATGATGTTGTAGGCTTGCACGGTGCCGCCGCTAATGTTCAGCGTGGCATTATTTTGATCGCCCACGGTAATGGTGTCATAAACGCTCAGCGTTCCGCCGGTGGAGACGGTGACTTGTTCGCCGCCGGCGGTGGTGGGACCGTTGCCACCGATGGAAAGTGTCATGGCTGTGGCGGTGCCCGACGAAATTGTAACCGTGCCATTGGTTGATCCGTTGCCGCGGATCAGCGCATGGTCAAAAACTCCTGGCACGGCCGAGGACCACGTGCCGCTGGACCACGTGCCGCTAGCGTTGGACCACGTTTGGCTGGCGTATTCATCGCCTAGCTCGTTGGCGTATTGCTCGATCATGGTGTAGCCCAGCGGATTAAGTTTGAGTGCGCCCGACGGATCGGTCGTGCTCAAACCATGCGCCGCGGCCCAGGTGTCGGGAATGCCGTCGTTGGCGCTGCTAGTAGGTGGTGTGCCACCCGTGATGGTGCCAAAGCCGTTATTCGACAGGCCGGTGTCATTTTCCGTGTTGTAAATAGAACCCTGCGTGCCCAGTGATTGCACCTGACTAATGACTTGCGTATCTACTGTGTCGCGCTGCAGCGAATCGCCGGCGTGGGCCACGTCGAACGTGTAAGCCGCCGATGCGCTTAATAGCGGCAAACTGGTTGTGGTGGACGACCAGGGAGCAGACAGCAAATTTACCCCGCTGGGCGTAGTCGCCGAACCATTGAGGACTCCGTCTTTGTTCGAGTCGAGCAAATTACCAGAAGCATAAGCGCTTTGATTGGAGTCCAACTGGTACCAGGCATCTCCGGCGCTGGTAGTGCTTGGCCCGGCGATAAAATAATTGTTCAGGATGTCGTAGCTGTAAACGCCCGCAGAGTTACCCGTGGTGTAGCCAGCTTGGTAATTATAAACCACGTTGTTGATGTATTGACTGTTCGATTTCGCCAGCGGATTGCGGTTGTGGGCGTTGACCCACAAGTTGTTCACATAAGTGACGTTATTCCCCTCGGTATGCATGTTGAACTGCTGTGCTTTAATGGGATCGGCCAACAGCGAGTTTTGAATGGTGACGTTATTGACGCCATTGGTGCCCACGGCGTCGATGTTGTCGTACTGCGAGTATTCCGCATCCACGTGATCCAGAATCATGTTGGTGGTATCGCCCAAGTTAATGCTGGCCTTGGCGGAAGAGTCGGCGCTGCCCTCTCGGGCGCGAATGAATTCGACAATATCGTTACTGGAAGTTGAAAATGAAACCTCGTGTCCCATGAAGCCAATGCCTTGGCCGGGCGCGGTTTGGCCCAGAATGGTGATGTTGCTTTTCACGCTGACGGCTGACAGCAAATTGACATATCCGCCCACGGCAAATACCACAATGCGGTTGGATTGACTCACTGCGTCGCGAAAAGAGCCAGCGCCGGAATCGTTGAGATTGGTCACCACGTACAGGCTGCCGGCGCGGCCGCCGGTGGATAGTGAGCCAAAACCTTCTGCATCGCCAAAGGCCCTCAATTGTGCTTGTGCGCAGTTCGTGTTTAGCCAGCAGATGGCAGCCACGCAAAATGTCGCCGCGCGCAACACGCGCTTTTCCATTTCCCCCCCTCTCCGACAATGGGCTGGTTCCCGCACATTATTCAGCTTGTCGCCTATCTCAACGGCATTAGCAACCGCCCCTACGGTATTGTTAGAGTTCTCTACTAAAAGATGCTTTCCTCATGGAGCAAGGACAAACGCACACAGGAAAAAAAGAAACAGTCGCTTGAAAGAAATGGAAATATCGGGTGTCGTTAATTTAAATTCTCTGCCCGCCTCAACACATCGGCCCAATCATCCCATAGCTCTCGGCACTCGCGTGCTTCTTCCGGTGACAACCTTTCGATTGAGTTGAAATCTCGCAGTCCCGACAGATCAGGGCTGGCTTGCCATGAATAAAGTTTATGTAGTAGTGTGCAATTCGATTGGCAACTGCCTAGCGTCGAAGCCCAGGCGTCCAAAGTCATCCGCAACCATTTGCGTGCTTGTTGAATATTAAGTAGTCGTTCCGCATCGACTGATAGGTCGCCATCGTTATGAATACAGTTTGCAGTTCGCGCCGCAGCACATGCCGCCTCAAAGCCGCAACTACGATATAATTCGTCTTTTGGTTGTAATGAAGTTTCGAAGCATGCGCTATACAGACGTGTTGATGAGTCATATTGTTGTTTAATGAAGTACAATTCGGCCAGCAATCGGTCGGTGTCTTCGTCAAAGGCATTAGCATTATTCGCGACCCCAGCAGGGAGGTGTTTTTCCAAATCAAAAAGACGTTGGCATTGATCAAGTTGAAGCTTAACAAAGCTGTGCAGGGGATGCCCTTCAGGCAGCAATGCAAGAGCGTGGTGAATTGCGACTTCAGCGTCGTTGAAATTGCCCAGGGCCATTAATGATTGCCCTAGTGCTTCGTAGGCCCTCTCTAATTTGGGGCTGAGTTGAACGGCGGTTTGAAACTGTTCCACCGAATCGCTCAAACGTCCTTGGATTTGCAAAATAATCCCAATGTTGTAATGGGCAATGCCACTCTTCGGATGCATGCGAAGTGCTATTTCACATTCCTCGATTGCCTCCGGAAACTTGCCGGCGTAGGTCAGAGCGGTTCCCAAATCGTAATGCGGTTGAGTTAACTGCGGATTCAGGGCAATTGCCTGATTATACTGCTCAATGGCTTCGTCAAGTCGGCAATATTCCCTGAGGGCATTGCCGAGAACATAGTGTCCCCACGCGTTATTCGGGTCGATTTTCACTGCCTCACGATATTGTTCAATTGCTTCACGAACCATTCCCTGCGTCTTCAACGCACTCCCCAAACTAACGTAGCTCCCGCTATAACTGGGATTGATTTGTATTGCTCGCCAATACTGTTTGATCGCTTCATCAACTTGTCCTACAGCTCGCAAGGCATTCCCTAAACCCTCGTAGACAGCTGCCGAACTAGGACGAAGGGCTAAAGCCGCGCGGAAATAGCCTGCAGCGTCGGGTGATTTCTTTTTTGTCAGCGCAATTCCCAAGAAATAGTTGGCCCAAAAATCGGCGGGATAGGTTTGTTGCACTCGGTTAAGGAATTCAATTGAGTCGCGTCTCTTGGTCTGCAATCGATCACCTACGGCGACGAGTAATTGGACCGATTCCTCTTTGACAGGTGCGGTTTTAGCCAGTTGCACTAGCCTGTCGGTATCCTCCCACGTAACCGGATCGCGGACACAGTCGCGCCATACATCTGGATCGGCCCGCCGAGCGACGTCCATTAAAAGCGTCCGTCGTTTTGTATCATTCGTGCAGACAGCCCAATCGTCCATTGCAGCAAGCAGCGGCGCGCGGATCGACGACGCGGCGATTCTCATCGCAATAGCTGCAGGATCCTTGTTCGTATCGATAATGCCTGCGTCTCGAAATGCAATTGCATAATCTTGATCGGCTTGGAAATTGTTAAATGGCACTTTTTCTACGTTTGCGCGTTCCAAGCGAATATCATCAAAACGCCTCAACAAATCATGATTACGAGCATTTTGGTCTAACTGCTTGATGCGATCGCGGAGCTCAAGAGGTGGGCCGGCTCCCAACCGTTCTTTCACTTGAGCAAGCACAGCATTGGCGTCCGACCAATTGCCTTCTGACTGCAGTTGAGCGACCTCATGCAAATTGTCTTCCGTGAGTCGCAATTTTGTCGCGTTCTTGTAGCTTAGCCAAATCGCTCCGCTAGCAATCGCAAAGAACAACAAAACAATTGTTGATATTGCCATTGCTTGCACAGGGTGCCGACGGGCCCAACGCCAAAGTCGACGACCACGGCCCAAGGGACGAGCCACGATTGGCTCGTGTTTGCGAAACCGTTCCAAATCAGCGGCTAGATCTGATGCCGTGGCATACCGCTTGGCAATATTTTTTTCCAGACACTTCAGGCAGATGGTCTGCAAATCGCGTGGTACTTGCGGCGCCAACCGGAGCAACGGAACAGGTTCCTGGTGGGCCGCTTGCAACAGTGTTTCCATCGGCGTAGCGCCATGAAATGGCGGGCGACCCGTTAGCATTTCGTATAAGATGGCGCCCAGCGAATACACGTCCGCGGCGGGACCAACCTCGTTTGTGTGCCCGCACACTTGCTCTGGTGCAATGTATGAGGGTGTACCCAAGACCATTCCTGATTGAGTTAGTTGACTCGCCGTTTCGTTAAAATCGGAACCAATCTTTGCCAGTCCAAAGTCAGTGATTTTTAGGTCGCAGTCGGACCATACTGTTTCAGAAGGGCGTTCGATCGAAGGACGGATAGATTTTGCGCATTTCGTTTCGAGCAAAACGTTGGAGGGTTTTAGATCGCGGTGGATCACACCACGACAGTGGGCATAACTAATTGCCTTGGCAAGAACCTCGACTAGGCGAGCCGATTCTGCTGCTGGCCGAGGAACCCCGGCCAGCCACCGTGCCAGATTGTCCCCTTCAATTAATTCCAGCGCAAGATAAGGATAGTTACCTTTTTTTCCATAATCGTAAACTTGCACGATATTTGGATGTCGTAAGCGGGCGATGGCCTGCGCCTCGAGTCGAAACCGTTGTTGGGCCTCGCTAGATAGATGCGATGCTGACGACAGGACTTTTAAAGCCACTAACCGATTTAATTCCAGGTGGCGAGCTCGGAATACTACTCCCGACGCACCACGCCCTAATTCTCCCAGAATTTCGTAGCCAGCTAGTTCTGGAGCGGAACAAATTTCAGCAAAGTCTTCCATCGGCGGAGTAAGATCCGGCAATTGACGCGCTAGCACCTCTTCGGTAAGCCGAGCAAAAAAAAACGCTTCGGCAACCGATGAATTAGTCAGGTCCGTTTCGGACAGAGCATTCAAAAGCTGTGGATGAATTTTGGCCGGAATACTGATCGATATTCGCTGAAGCGTTTCCTGGCAACTGGAGCAGCTTTCGATGTGGGATTCGAAAAATTTATATTCGGCATCATCGAGACCATGCCTGAGGAACTTTTCAAGTGAATCTGTTGTGGGACAAGTTATCATCGCGATTTTTATTTACGCAGAAACGAGCGATTACTCATCTCCCAGACGTTTTACCTCTTCGCAAAGCATCCTTTGTACTTTGCTCCGGGCGACGAAGACAGTTGCTACTTTCATGCCGAGTTGTCTAGCCGTTTGTGCGCCTGACTGGCCATCAATCGCTAGTAGGCGGAAAGCATCCCAAGTGCGTGGTTCGACACGAAGACGAACCCGGGCAGCAGCTTCTCGGAAAAGTTCTTGCTCAACCAGCTCAGTGAGCCTCGTGGAAAGATCGTCGCGAGCTTCGAAGGCTGAAAGCTGATCGTGCACCAAATCGCATTCGCTTGGCGTGACAAGCTTGTTACGCTTCTCAAGGTAGTCTCGCCATGCGTGGTGAGTGATTGTTTTTAACCAAGCGCGGAAACAGCCTCTTGAATCGTAGCGAAAATCTCGAAGGCTAGTCGTTAGATTAAGAAAAACATTTTGCGTTACATCTTGGGCGTCAGCTTCTTGGAGTCCCCAGGACCGGCACCAAGCGATAATTTTTCGGCCATAGCGATGCACAAATTCGGCCCAGGCGGACGGATCATCTGGAACCGATTTTAGCCGACTAAGCAATGTGATGCGCGTGATTGAATTTGAGGAATAGGCCACTGCGAGCCCTTTCACGAAATAGCACTGCCTCAACCCAGATGGTTTCGATTCAAGACTGACACAGAAGCTTGATTTTACCCATCGATTGGTTGAGCCGCAAACATTTTCTTCGGTGGTTTCTGATTTTGAATCCGACCTTGTGATGCCATCGTCCCTCACAGGCCTGCAAAATCCTGACCACAGCAGATGCCATCTAATCTCAAAAATTTCCGTCGAACGCCGTTAGGTTTGTGCCACTCATCCCGTAATAGATGGTAAGGGGCAATCTTCTGATCTACGGCCGGTTTCAGCCGTTGGGGGAAGGGCTAGAGTTTTTCGGTGTGTCAGTCACATCACTTGCAAAGTGGGATTTAGGCGTCAGGCAGGCAGTTCTTATCACTAAAAAGGGGAAATGTCGAAAAAGTTTCGGACGTCAGATATCGGCAACTGCGGGACCATTGCTGCCGCAGAACTAATGGAAACCGTTCCTCAGCAGCTAGTTCGTGATGCAAGACGGTTTTGCTTTGAGCTAACACGAAATTCGAGCATTGAAGTCAGAGTTATTTGTGGCGGGTGGGAACGTGTCCGGAGCGGGCAGGCGATTGAGATTAAAAAGTTTCCACGTTATGCAATTGAATTTGTTGCGGCGGGAACAGGGTGGGTGGTATTTGACGACAAAGAGCACGCATTAATTCCCGGATCCGTGTTTGGATATATGCCAGGCTCGTCTTTAAAAATATCTGTTAACTCGGGCGAGTTCCTCGAAAAATACTACATCGTGTTTGCTGGACAAGGTGCTCGGAAAATTTTTCGGTGGGCCGATTTGGTTTCGAGAGGTGTTAGGCAAACTAGTGCGATTCATCAGATACGCGAATTGTTCGAGTTGATGATTGCAAATGGCCTTGCTCAAACCCGATATAGTCCGACCTTGTGTGCATCGTTGTTGCCGGCGTTGGCCTATAAAATTGCTGAACAACCAGCCTTGGCCGACAGAAACGATGTCCGGGCATTTGCCACTTACCAGGAAATTCAAAAGTTGATCGATCGGGACTTTTTGAAATTTAAGAGCGTTGAACAAGTGGCCGCATACAACCAGCTTTCAGTGACATATATCTGCCGACTTTTCAAACGATTCAATTACGTCACACCTTATAACTATTTACTGCGTCGTCGAATGCAGTTTGCAGCCGGGTTGCTTAGCGATCCACAGTTTCTGATTAAGCAAGCCGCTCGTCAACTTGGATTTGCTGACCAGTTCCAATTCTCACGTGCCTTTAAGCGCTGCATTGGAATTTCGCCAGTAAAATTTCAACGCAAACTGCATAGATATTCAAAAGAGTGAAGGCTGCTGACCAAATCCAATGATAACGGTGCACCTTAGTCATCGAGAAATCGAAGGATGAAAAGAATGGCTATGCCTGTGTTTGAGTTTGGCTATTTTGTCGTCGACAAACCGAAACTAAGCTGCAGGGTTGGGAGTGTTCACATCCGGCAATACTTCTCGGTCATTGCGCACAATTTGAGAATTAGTCACTGGGTCGATAGGAAGCGATCAGCGATTTAGTGCGTCGTGCTGGAATTAAATTGATTTGGGGTAAATACCGCGCGCCAGCCGAGGCATTTCAAATTCGGTTCAAATAAGGGGGAGCGGAGCGCTGCAATACCTAGTCCGGTCGGGCAGTTGGTTCTATTCCGGAGTGAAGCCCGAACAATGAACTCTGAGTGATTCGGCAGGGTGTTTGATCGGGGGTTGTTTT
Above is a window of Pirellulales bacterium DNA encoding:
- a CDS encoding autotransporter-associated beta strand repeat-containing protein, whose product is MEKRVLRAATFCVAAICWLNTNCAQAQLRAFGDAEGFGSLSTGGRAGSLYVVTNLNDSGAGSFRDAVSQSNRIVVFAVGGYVNLLSAVSVKSNITILGQTAPGQGIGFMGHEVSFSTSSNDIVEFIRAREGSADSSAKASINLGDTTNMILDHVDAEYSQYDNIDAVGTNGVNNVTIQNSLLADPIKAQQFNMHTEGNNVTYVNNLWVNAHNRNPLAKSNSQYINNVVYNYQAGYTTGNSAGVYSYDILNNYFIAGPSTTSAGDAWYQLDSNQSAYASGNLLDSNKDGVLNGSATTPSGVNLLSAPWSSTTTSLPLLSASAAYTFDVAHAGDSLQRDTVDTQVISQVQSLGTQGSIYNTENDTGLSNNGFGTITGGTPPTSSANDGIPDTWAAAHGLSTTDPSGALKLNPLGYTMIEQYANELGDEYASQTWSNASGTWSSGTWSSAVPGVFDHALIRGNGSTNGTVTISSGTATAMTLSIGGNGPTTAGGEQVTVSTGGTLSVYDTITVGDQNNATLNISGGTVQAYNIILGDTVYSPSATNYTGTINFTSGTLMVSQIALGAGTPSNWTSGGTMNWSGGTLRAAAQLAINVPISMSGSAGTIDTNGFNGTISGAISGNTAITKIGSGILALTASNNYSGGTILTAGELGISSDANIDGSGSSITFNGGLLQINGTSLVTLNSHVVNWSTFNGGFDIANSANTFTVSQNIGGNGSFTKAGAGTLVLSGMNSYSGGTILTGGVLSVSDDSNLGAVGSPITFAGGTLRITGITFTNLNDHAPTFSASTSTIDVNTAANVFTISQAIGGSGGITKAGAGVLVLSGTNSFTGDTNISAGTLRLGNALALRKSTVNLTTTGIVLDLNGFNATFGGLSGSQGLDLKGTTLSVGANTESYSGVISSSIGTGSIIKNGSGTWSVTSANTYTGSTTLSAGILNIVTIGNGGVAGPLGQSTNAAANLVFDGGTLQFTGTAGVSTDRLFTMTPNGGTIDGSGSSGDGLGFTNTGAIAFTGTGNRALNLIGSETHNAFSPALGDPDASSKTSVIANGTGRWLWESKLSTYSGNTTVQAGTLRLYQGGFLPSGPGKGNVLVSTGATLVADTTTGINALDNGSSGGGTVTVSAGTFTFGNGDASGSFAGAIGGAGGIAKTGAGTEVLSGTDTYSSSTTISGGVLQFNTAASIGGSGASVTVSSGATDAAGYAIDQTFLGRITGTSTGVVALAASSSNNLNLSANGGANLPYISIGAIGSVTYSGVLTPANSAYSFGGGGGTLTVSGINALSGNSTVTVGLGSAAAVNALNLNVTASQSYTGATTIKTGGEISGVVANGGTNSGIGSSSNVASNLILDGGTLAGTGSTNRLFTLTANGGTLDNSGGLSFTNTGALATAASSSPTLTLTGSSTAHNTLSLAVADPSGGTLSVVKSGTGKWTFASGVKTYSGDTHVTAGTLETLSSGALSPNSNMVLDAGTTLDFHDEPSESINALAGAGAVVNSFSGSHTDTLTIGSNNGGGRFTGTITSAGTFNLIKNGAGTEILSGANAFTGTTTINHGTLQLGASNTFPTTANLTLAGGTLTTGGFSDNFGAGKLQVTANSHIDLGSGTSVLHFAASNAIPWSGALTIDDWSGSLSGGGPDQIFVGSDATGLSAYQLANIVFTGSGMPDAVQLATGEVVPGRTLIPGDLTGDNALDAPDVLAMMTALADPAAYESTHDLTATDLVTLGDINQDGYFNNADIQALISDLRSGGGSNATVPEPAASFLAIISTAGGLLFYRAVFRTGNPSRLIVPASETELTNYFIN
- a CDS encoding tetratricopeptide repeat protein produces the protein MITCPTTDSLEKFLRHGLDDAEYKFFESHIESCSSCQETLQRISISIPAKIHPQLLNALSETDLTNSSVAEAFFFARLTEEVLARQLPDLTPPMEDFAEICSAPELAGYEILGELGRGASGVVFRARHLELNRLVALKVLSSASHLSSEAQQRFRLEAQAIARLRHPNIVQVYDYGKKGNYPYLALELIEGDNLARWLAGVPRPAAESARLVEVLAKAISYAHCRGVIHRDLKPSNVLLETKCAKSIRPSIERPSETVWSDCDLKITDFGLAKIGSDFNETASQLTQSGMVLGTPSYIAPEQVCGHTNEVGPAADVYSLGAILYEMLTGRPPFHGATPMETLLQAAHQEPVPLLRLAPQVPRDLQTICLKCLEKNIAKRYATASDLAADLERFRKHEPIVARPLGRGRRLWRWARRHPVQAMAISTIVLLFFAIASGAIWLSYKNATKLRLTEDNLHEVAQLQSEGNWSDANAVLAQVKERLGAGPPLELRDRIKQLDQNARNHDLLRRFDDIRLERANVEKVPFNNFQADQDYAIAFRDAGIIDTNKDPAAIAMRIAASSIRAPLLAAMDDWAVCTNDTKRRTLLMDVARRADPDVWRDCVRDPVTWEDTDRLVQLAKTAPVKEESVQLLVAVGDRLQTKRRDSIEFLNRVQQTYPADFWANYFLGIALTKKKSPDAAGYFRAALALRPSSAAVYEGLGNALRAVGQVDEAIKQYWRAIQINPSYSGSYVSLGSALKTQGMVREAIEQYREAVKIDPNNAWGHYVLGNALREYCRLDEAIEQYNQAIALNPQLTQPHYDLGTALTYAGKFPEAIEECEIALRMHPKSGIAHYNIGIILQIQGRLSDSVEQFQTAVQLSPKLERAYEALGQSLMALGNFNDAEVAIHHALALLPEGHPLHSFVKLQLDQCQRLFDLEKHLPAGVANNANAFDEDTDRLLAELYFIKQQYDSSTRLYSACFETSLQPKDELYRSCGFEAACAAARTANCIHNDGDLSVDAERLLNIQQARKWLRMTLDAWASTLGSCQSNCTLLHKLYSWQASPDLSGLRDFNSIERLSPEEARECRELWDDWADVLRRAENLN
- a CDS encoding sigma-70 family RNA polymerase sigma factor, whose protein sequence is MRDDGITRSDSKSETTEENVCGSTNRWVKSSFCVSLESKPSGLRQCYFVKGLAVAYSSNSITRITLLSRLKSVPDDPSAWAEFVHRYGRKIIAWCRSWGLQEADAQDVTQNVFLNLTTSLRDFRYDSRGCFRAWLKTITHHAWRDYLEKRNKLVTPSECDLVHDQLSAFEARDDLSTRLTELVEQELFREAAARVRLRVEPRTWDAFRLLAIDGQSGAQTARQLGMKVATVFVARSKVQRMLCEEVKRLGDE
- a CDS encoding AraC family transcriptional regulator, which translates into the protein MSKKFRTSDIGNCGTIAAAELMETVPQQLVRDARRFCFELTRNSSIEVRVICGGWERVRSGQAIEIKKFPRYAIEFVAAGTGWVVFDDKEHALIPGSVFGYMPGSSLKISVNSGEFLEKYYIVFAGQGARKIFRWADLVSRGVRQTSAIHQIRELFELMIANGLAQTRYSPTLCASLLPALAYKIAEQPALADRNDVRAFATYQEIQKLIDRDFLKFKSVEQVAAYNQLSVTYICRLFKRFNYVTPYNYLLRRRMQFAAGLLSDPQFLIKQAARQLGFADQFQFSRAFKRCIGISPVKFQRKLHRYSKE